The genome window ACAATATTGCTGCTTACCAGAAAAGGTATTTCGGAAATTGAAAAAATCGAAGAGCATGACGTTATAAGCAAATTTTGCATGAAGGCCAGTCAGGTCACTGATTACAAAGCACTAAAAGGCGATCCGTCTGATAATATCCCGGGCGTGGCCGGAATAGGCGAAAAGACCGCGTTGGATTTAATCGGCAAATTTGAATCTCTGGACCATATTTATGAAAATATAGATGCGGTAAGCTCCTTAAAAGTCCGGCAAAAACTGTTGGACGATAAGGAAAAAGCCTATTTAAGCAAAGAGCTGGCCACAATCAATTGCGACGTACAAATACCTGTTCATCTGCAGCCATTACAGCTTCAGATACAAAATGCCCTGCCTTTGCTAAACAGAATGGAGCTGACAACTATTATAAAAAAATATATCCCCGCTGACATTCATCAACCGCCGGTTAATGACGGCTTAAACTTCGAAACACTATTGATTAATAATGCAGTCCTCTGGAAAGAATTGCTGGAAAGATTAAAAAATGCTGAAAAAGTGGCTTTTTATCCTGAATGCAGTGATAACAAAATTGTAGGTATAAGTTTTGCTTTTGAGAGCGCGAAGGCCTGCTACCTTCCCTTGCAGCACAAAACAGATAATTTCATGCTGCAGCAACACTCAGACCTGGGCCCCATGTTCGCAAGCTCGGAAACACCTTTAAAAGAGCTTAAACCCTTTTTCGAAAATAAAAAAATTAGGAAGTGGACACATGACAGCAAAGGCACAACACAAATAATGGTCAAAAACAATATTCAGCTTGCCGGCATTGCTTCTGACTGTATGCTCATGGACTACTTATTAAACCCGGATAGAAATAATCATAACCTGGATAAAATAGTTAAAGACTATCTGCACATAGGGTTTACCAGCCAGAAAGATTTTCTCCAGTCTTTTAAGGTGAAACAACTGGAAGACGTCACTCCGACAGATGCCCTGAAACATTGCAGTGCCAAAGCCTGGGCTATTTTTCAGCTGCAGGATGTTCTGGGGGAGGCGCTGAAAAATCAAAAAATTGATAAGGTTTATAAAGATATTGACCAGCCCATGATTGATGTCCTGCTTGATATGGAGAGAACGGGCATCAAAATAGATATACCTTATTTGCAGGGTTTATCCTCAAGTTTTCATGCTTCTATGGAGCAGATTGAAGCAGGGGTTTATAAAGAAGCCGGTCAGGAGTTTAATCTTAATTCTCCCAAACAGCTCAGTGATATTTTGTTTAAAAAATTAAACCTGCCGTCATTTAGAAAAATTAAAACCGGACAGAGCACAAATGTCGAAGTCCTGGAAAAATTAGCCGAACAATATGAGATTGCCAGACTTATAATGCAATATCGCCAGGTAACCAAGCTTCTGAACACCTATATCGATGTCTTGCCCGGTTTGGCAGACCAGAACCAGCGAATTCATACCACTTACAATCTGACTGTGACAGCTACGGGTCGTCTAAGCAGCAGTGATCCCAATCTGCAAAATATTCCCATTCGCACAGCAGAAGGTGAAAAAATAAGGAAAGCGTTCATTGCCGAAAAAGGGAACCGTCTTATTGTTGCGGACTATTCTCAAATTGAACTGCGCATTCTGGCGCATATCTCGGGTGATGAAAAACTGCAGGAAGCATTTGATAATGACCTGGATATTCATACTGCTACAGCTTCGCTTATTTTTAAAGTACCCTACGCTGACGTGCTTCCGGCTATGCGACGCAAAGCCAAAGAAATAAATTTTGGAATTTCTTACGGTATGCAGGCTTATGGACTTTCACAACGCTTAAAAATCGGACAGAAAGAAGCTGCAGATTTTATTGCTGTATATTTCGCGACTTATCCCAAAATCAAAGAATATATCAATTCATCCGTCGAATATGTGCGAACTCATGGCGAAATCTCCACCCTTTTCGGCAGAAAACGTTTCTTTTCAAACTATAACCGTGTGGGAAAAATGGAGCAGCAGGCGCTGAACCGCATGATTATCAATACTCCCATTCAAGGCTCTGCGGCGGATATATTAAAAATGGCCATGTTGCAAATAGAAAAAAAACTCAAGGAATTAAAATCCAGTATGGTCCTGCAAATCCACGACGAACTTATAATAGAAGCTCCTGAAAATGAAGTGGCCAAAGTAACTGCCATAATCAAAGACATGATGGAACATGTTGTCTCCTTAAAAGTACCATTGCTGGTAAATATCGGGGTTGGCAACGACTGGCTTGAAGCGAAATGAACATTTTTGTAACCGGAACCGATACCGGCGCAGGCAAAACGGTCGTTTGCGCTGCTTTGCTAAGTAAATTAAAAAATGAAAACCCTTTCTACTACAAGCCGATACAAACCGGAGCCGTATATCAAAATAACAGCTATATTTCCGAAGATGTTGAAACCATAAACAAACTGACAGCCTCAAACTTCAGCTCCGAAACAAGCTGTACTTATTTATTAAAAGAAGCTGTGTCTCCATTGCAGGCCGCGGAAAAAGAAAACCTGCAAATCGATATCAACAAAATAATTAACCAGTTTCATAACCTGCAAAAAAAGCATTCAACAATAATCATTGAAGGTGCCGGTGGAGTGTATGTTCCGATAACTTCCAAACTATACATGTTTGACCTGATTTGCGCTTTGAATTGCCCTGCAATTGTAGTAATTAAGCCCGGACTGGGAACAATAAATCATACATTAATGACTTTTGAAGTTTTAAAAAAATGCAACATAAAAATACTCGGATTTATCGTATCTGATTATCCCGAGGAGACTGATCTGGTCACAAAAGAAAATCCTGTGATAATAGAAAAATTAAGCGGCATAAAATGTCTGGGCAAGGTCTTTCACTATGTGGATATAGCCCAGCTGTCCAAAAACTTGTCTGCGGGACTTAATTATTTCTCTGATTTTTATCCCGGCTTTCCGTAATTTTTATCGACGTATATAATTTTTTATAAAAGAAGGCCTTGCCTGTTTACTAATAAATAGACAGCAGAGACGTTTTTTGTAATAATTGTACTGTGTGAGCTAGATTCGGAAGGAGTGTACTATTAATATGAAATACAAACGCGTACTTCTTAAATTAAGTGGCGAAGCTTTTCTGGGTTCCAGAAAATACGGGATTGACCCTCAGTTTCTAAAATATCTGGCCGAAGAACTCGCCTTTATTACAAAACAAAAAATTCAGCTGGCTATAGTTATTGGCGGTGGCAATATTTTCAGAGGATTGAGCGCATCAGCCAACGGCATGAACCGGGTTACTGCCGATTATATGGGCATGCTGGCTACAGTAATGAATGCACTGGCACTGCAGGACGCCCTGGAATCAATTGATGTTCCCAGTCGTGTGCAAACTTCGTTTGTTATCCGCGAGGTTGCCGAACCCTTTATTCTGCGCCGGGCTATTCGACATCTGGAAAAAAACAGAGTGGTTATTTTTGCCGGAGGTACCGGTAATCCCTATTTTACCACGGATACGGCAGCTGTTTTACGTGCAGTGGAAATTGGGGCAGATGTGATTTTGAAAGCCACCAAGGTAGATGGTGTTTATGACAAGGACCCTGAAGAACACAGCGACGCAAAAATGTTTAAGGAAATCAGCTACATGGATGTTTTGCAAAAAGATTTAAGGGTTATGGATTCTACTGCAATTACATTAAGCAAAGATAATAAAATACCGATGCTGGTTTTTAATCTCAATACAAAGGGAAATATTATTAAAGTGCTGTTGGGCGAAGATATCGGTACAAAAATCCGTTAACAAGGGAGGAAAAAGATGAAGGAATTTGAAGAAAAACTCGAAAAAAGCCTGGAGAATTTGAGACAACACTTTACTACCGTTCGCACCGGCCGCGCCAATCCCGACCTGTTATCCAAAATAAAAGTTGATTGTTACGGCAGTAGTCTGCCTGTTAAGCAGGTTGCTTCTGTCAATGTACATGATAGTAATGCCCTGGTCATTACTCCTTTTGACCGCAGCACATTGGGTGACATCGAAAAAAGCCTGATGAAATCCGATCTTGGGCTAAACCCTGTGAATGACGGACATAACCTGAGACTGGTTTTCCCGCCATTAACCGAAGAAAGACGCAAGGAACTGGATAAAATCATTAAAAAAATGGCCGAAGAAGGACGAATTGCAACCAGAAATATCCGCAGGGATTTTATGGATAAGATGAAAAAAAACAAAGACCTTAGCGAAGACGAACATAAACGCATTGAACATGAAATTCAAAAAATAACGGACAAATACATCGGGATTATTGATTCGTTATTAAAAACTAAAGAAAAAGAGATTATGGAAATCTAAATGGATGCTCAAACTATACCTTCTCATGTGGCTATTATTATGGATGGTAACGGTCGCTGGGCAAAAAAGAGAGGGCTACCCAGAACCCTGGGACATAAAGAAGGCTTAAAAGCACTCAAGCGAACTGTCAAAAACGCCTATTCGCTTGGAATCCGCTATCTTTCAGTATATGTTTTTTCAACAGAAAACTGGAAAAGACCAAAAGATGAAGTAAGCTTCCTTCTTGGTATACTGGACTCCCTTCTGGTTAAGGAAGTTAAGGAGTTGCACAAAAATGAAGTCAGGGTCCGTTTTGTAGGAGACCTGAATGCGTTACCCGAATCCACGCAAAAAAAGATAAAATGGGCACATGAGCATACTGATAAAAACAAAAAACTACAGTTGAACCTTCTGGTAAACTATGGAGGCAGACAGGAAATAATTCACGCTGTAAAATTTTTGGCAAAAAATCCACAGAAAGCGATTACGGAAGAAAACCTGCGCGCATGCATGTTTGATCCTCAAACACCTGACCCGGAACTTATAATACGCACTGGAGGAGAAAAAAGGCTCAGCAACTTCCTGCTCTGGCAGTCTGCTTATTCAGAATTTTGGTTTACAAAAGAGTTCTGGCCGGATTTTAATAAAGAACATCTGCAGAAAGCGCTCGATGACTACTCCAAACGCGACAGACGGTTCGGAGGCATAAATGCGTAAACTCAACCTTAAAAAACTGCTGCTCAGAGCTATTACTATTATTTTGTTGGCACCGATTGTGGTTATCATCATTCTTTTTGATAATCCACCTTATGGTTCACTGCCATTTCTTGTTTTTATAATCAGCATAGCAGTTATGAGTCTGAATGAATATTTTCATATGGCTTTTAATGAAAGGGAGCCCTTCTTTTTGTCCGGCCATTTTATCTCCATAACTTTGATCCTGCTGGCTTTCATTAAAGAAATGACCCCTTTTTGGAACTCTTCTTATGCGCTTGTTTTTTCTATTGTTTGCCTTGTTTTCTTTCTGCTGGAATTATCA of Candidatus Margulisiibacteriota bacterium contains these proteins:
- the polA gene encoding DNA polymerase I; protein product: MLVDGHNLAYRAYFAIPHLKNKEGQPTNAIYGFLNMLFSAIQKENPDYVLVAFDLPAPTFRHKKYALYKANRQKAPEDFKVQVPIIKELILDMGLTIVEKEGFEADDIIGTISKKVQKTSPDVLSYILTGDKDVLQLLDEKTILLLTRKGISEIEKIEEHDVISKFCMKASQVTDYKALKGDPSDNIPGVAGIGEKTALDLIGKFESLDHIYENIDAVSSLKVRQKLLDDKEKAYLSKELATINCDVQIPVHLQPLQLQIQNALPLLNRMELTTIIKKYIPADIHQPPVNDGLNFETLLINNAVLWKELLERLKNAEKVAFYPECSDNKIVGISFAFESAKACYLPLQHKTDNFMLQQHSDLGPMFASSETPLKELKPFFENKKIRKWTHDSKGTTQIMVKNNIQLAGIASDCMLMDYLLNPDRNNHNLDKIVKDYLHIGFTSQKDFLQSFKVKQLEDVTPTDALKHCSAKAWAIFQLQDVLGEALKNQKIDKVYKDIDQPMIDVLLDMERTGIKIDIPYLQGLSSSFHASMEQIEAGVYKEAGQEFNLNSPKQLSDILFKKLNLPSFRKIKTGQSTNVEVLEKLAEQYEIARLIMQYRQVTKLLNTYIDVLPGLADQNQRIHTTYNLTVTATGRLSSSDPNLQNIPIRTAEGEKIRKAFIAEKGNRLIVADYSQIELRILAHISGDEKLQEAFDNDLDIHTATASLIFKVPYADVLPAMRRKAKEINFGISYGMQAYGLSQRLKIGQKEAADFIAVYFATYPKIKEYINSSVEYVRTHGEISTLFGRKRFFSNYNRVGKMEQQALNRMIINTPIQGSAADILKMAMLQIEKKLKELKSSMVLQIHDELIIEAPENEVAKVTAIIKDMMEHVVSLKVPLLVNIGVGNDWLEAK
- the bioD gene encoding dethiobiotin synthase — protein: MNIFVTGTDTGAGKTVVCAALLSKLKNENPFYYKPIQTGAVYQNNSYISEDVETINKLTASNFSSETSCTYLLKEAVSPLQAAEKENLQIDINKIINQFHNLQKKHSTIIIEGAGGVYVPITSKLYMFDLICALNCPAIVVIKPGLGTINHTLMTFEVLKKCNIKILGFIVSDYPEETDLVTKENPVIIEKLSGIKCLGKVFHYVDIAQLSKNLSAGLNYFSDFYPGFP
- the pyrH gene encoding UMP kinase — protein: MKYKRVLLKLSGEAFLGSRKYGIDPQFLKYLAEELAFITKQKIQLAIVIGGGNIFRGLSASANGMNRVTADYMGMLATVMNALALQDALESIDVPSRVQTSFVIREVAEPFILRRAIRHLEKNRVVIFAGGTGNPYFTTDTAAVLRAVEIGADVILKATKVDGVYDKDPEEHSDAKMFKEISYMDVLQKDLRVMDSTAITLSKDNKIPMLVFNLNTKGNIIKVLLGEDIGTKIR
- the frr gene encoding ribosome recycling factor — its product is MKEFEEKLEKSLENLRQHFTTVRTGRANPDLLSKIKVDCYGSSLPVKQVASVNVHDSNALVITPFDRSTLGDIEKSLMKSDLGLNPVNDGHNLRLVFPPLTEERRKELDKIIKKMAEEGRIATRNIRRDFMDKMKKNKDLSEDEHKRIEHEIQKITDKYIGIIDSLLKTKEKEIMEI
- a CDS encoding isoprenyl transferase, with the translated sequence MDAQTIPSHVAIIMDGNGRWAKKRGLPRTLGHKEGLKALKRTVKNAYSLGIRYLSVYVFSTENWKRPKDEVSFLLGILDSLLVKEVKELHKNEVRVRFVGDLNALPESTQKKIKWAHEHTDKNKKLQLNLLVNYGGRQEIIHAVKFLAKNPQKAITEENLRACMFDPQTPDPELIIRTGGEKRLSNFLLWQSAYSEFWFTKEFWPDFNKEHLQKALDDYSKRDRRFGGINA